A window of Fimbriimonadaceae bacterium contains these coding sequences:
- a CDS encoding CofH family radical SAM protein encodes MAIAPERVVGSELIDLYEKVENGERLTFEDGMRLATTPNLTAVGYLANLVRERLHGPKTYYVRNQHINYTNICNKFCKFCSFYAKKGGPEPYEMSLEEVQRRLDWHKDIPITEIHMVGGINPRLPYQYYMDLVRIVKNSRPEVHVKAFTAVEIVEIARVGKCSIEQALADLIEAGLDSLPGGGIEILADRVHAELFGKKLNGEEWKEVARAASKLGLKQYATMLYGHIETAEERVDHLVQLRELQDETRHFLTMTPLSFHPEGTELEHIEHPTADDDLRAIALCRLMLDNFEHIKSFWIMNTVPVTQAALWYGADDADGLVHEYEITYKDGEWGNKAQSLTHANMVRMIEEAGRVPVERDSLYREIVRDEPVPKPSKTPLPMAGA; translated from the coding sequence ATGGCCATCGCTCCCGAACGCGTTGTGGGATCGGAACTGATCGACCTTTACGAGAAGGTCGAGAACGGCGAACGACTGACGTTCGAGGACGGCATGCGCCTGGCGACGACCCCGAACCTCACGGCGGTGGGCTACCTCGCCAATCTCGTGCGCGAACGACTCCACGGCCCGAAGACCTACTACGTGCGGAACCAGCACATCAACTACACGAACATCTGCAACAAGTTCTGCAAGTTCTGCTCGTTCTACGCGAAGAAGGGCGGCCCCGAGCCTTACGAAATGAGCCTCGAGGAGGTCCAGCGGCGCCTCGACTGGCACAAGGACATTCCGATCACCGAGATCCACATGGTCGGCGGCATCAACCCCCGACTCCCCTACCAGTACTACATGGACCTCGTGCGGATCGTGAAGAACTCCCGCCCCGAGGTCCACGTGAAGGCGTTCACCGCCGTGGAGATCGTGGAGATCGCCCGGGTGGGCAAGTGCTCGATCGAGCAGGCGCTGGCCGACCTCATTGAGGCGGGCCTGGACTCGCTACCCGGAGGTGGGATCGAGATCCTGGCAGATCGCGTGCACGCGGAGCTTTTCGGAAAGAAGTTGAACGGGGAAGAGTGGAAAGAGGTCGCGCGCGCGGCCTCGAAGCTCGGGCTGAAGCAGTACGCGACGATGCTGTACGGTCACATCGAGACCGCGGAGGAGCGGGTGGACCACCTCGTCCAATTGCGCGAACTGCAGGACGAGACCCGGCACTTCCTCACGATGACGCCGCTTTCGTTCCATCCAGAAGGCACGGAGCTTGAGCATATCGAGCACCCCACGGCCGACGACGACCTTCGCGCCATCGCGCTTTGCCGGTTGATGCTCGACAACTTCGAGCACATCAAGTCGTTCTGGATCATGAACACCGTTCCGGTGACGCAGGCCGCGCTTTGGTACGGCGCGGACGACGCCGACGGACTGGTGCACGAGTACGAGATCACGTACAAGGACGGCGAGTGGGGCAACAAGGCGCAATCCTTGACGCACGCGAACATGGTGCGTATGATCGAAGAGGCGGGTCGGGTGCCCGTCGAGCGCGACTCGCTGTACCGCGAGATCGTCCGCGACGAACCAGTGCCGAAACCTTCCAAGACGCCGTTGCCGATGGCCGGCGCCTAG